The following are from one region of the Centroberyx gerrardi isolate f3 chromosome 16, fCenGer3.hap1.cur.20231027, whole genome shotgun sequence genome:
- the mcts1 gene encoding malignant T-cell-amplified sequence 1, giving the protein MFKKFDEKENVSNCIQLKTSVIKGIKNQLLDQFPDIESWLNHIMPKKDPVKIVRCHEHIEILTVNGELLFFRQREGPFYPTLRLLHKYPFILPHQQVDKGAIKFVLSGANIMCPGLTSPGAKLYPAAADTVVAIMAEGKQHALCVGVMKMSAESIEKVNKGIGIENVHYLNDGLWHMKTYK; this is encoded by the exons ATGTTTAAAAA ATTTGATGAGAAGGAAAACGTGTCCAACTGTATTCAGCTGAAAACATCAGTGATCAAAGGAATCAAAAATCAGCTGTTGGACCAGTTTCCTGATATCGAGTCATGGCTCAACCACATTATGCCAAAAAAGGACCCTGTCAAAATAGTGAGATG CCATGAACATATTGAAATCttgacagtgaatggagaaCTGCTTTtcttcagacagagagaaggaccGTTCTACCCAACCCTCAGACTGCTGCATAAAT ATCCGTTCATTCTTCCACACCAGCAAGTAGACAAAGGGGCCATTAAATTTGTCTTAAGTGGAGCCAACATCATGTGCCCCGGACTGACGTCACCAGGCGCTAAACTCTACCCAGCTGCCGCAGACACAGTAGTC GCCATAATGGCAGAGGGAAAACAACATGCACTTTGTGTTGGCGTTATGAAGATGTCTGCAGAAAGCAT AGAAAAAGTCAACAAGGGAATCGGAATTGAGAACGTTCACTATCTTAATGACGGATTGTGGCACATGAAGACGTATAAGTGA
- the cul4b gene encoding cullin-4B, giving the protein MFPTGLPSPNPPPPTQEARPAASDVKNDSGITSSKKRKINSSEREDIDTISSSPKTLNSSSSSCSSTTQHIQKKLRFEDSVDFIGLDVKMAEESASCSNKSKTVFLPGGVGHHANGLTKTAGSNTFSNSKPGAAKKLVIKNFKEKPKLPENYTQETWQKLKEAVEAIQNSTSIKYNLEELYQAVENLCSHKISAKLYKQLRVVCEDHIKAQIDQFREDALDSVLFLKKIDKCWQDHCRQMIMIRSIFLFLDRTYVLQNSMLPSIWDMGLELFRFYIISDLKVQSKTIDGILLLIERERNGEAIDRSLLRSLLSMLSDLQIYQDSFEQRFLEETNRLYAAEGQRLMQEREVPEYLHHVNKRLEEEADRVITYLDQSTQKPLIATVEKQLLGEHLTATLQKGLTHLLDENRIQDLSLLYQLFSRVRGGVQVLLQHWIEYIKAFGSTIVINPEKDKTMVQELLDFKDKVDHIIDICFMKNEKFVNAMKEAFETFINKRPNKPAELIAKHVDSKLRAGNKEATDEELEKMLDKIMIIFRFIYGKDVFEAFYKKDLAKRLLVGKSASVDAEKSMLSKLKHECGAAFTSKLEGMFKDMELSKDIMVQFKQYMQCQNIPGNIELTVNILTMGYWPTYVPMEVHLPPEMVRLQEIFKTFYLGKHSGRKLQWQSTLGHCVLKAEFKEGKKELQVSLFQTLVLLMFNEGEEFTLEEIKLATGIEDSELRRTLQSLACGKARVLTKLPKSKDVEDGDKFSCNDDFKHKLFRIKINQIQMKETVEEQASTTERVFQDRQYQIDAAIVRIMKMRKTLSHNLLVSEVYNQLKFPVKPADLKKRIESLIDRDYMERDKENPNQYNYVA; this is encoded by the exons atgtttccaaCAGGTTTACCTTCCCCTAATCCCCCACCGCCAACCCAGGAGGCTAGACCAGCAGCTTCTGATGTCAAAAACGACAGCGGTATCACATCTTCgaagaagaggaaaataaaCAGTTCAGAGAGGGAAGATATTGATACAATTTCTTCGTCTCCCAAAACCCTGaattcctcctcttcttcctgctctTCCACTACGCAACACATCCAGAAGAAGTTGAGGTTCGAAGATTCAGTGGATTTCATTGGACTGGATGTGAAAATGGCTGAGGAGTCTGCTTCGTGCTCTAATAAGAGCAAAACTGTGTTCCTGCCCGGTGGGGTAGGACACCATGCAAACGGACTGACGAAAACCGCAGGCTCCAACACCTTCTCCAACAGTAAACCTGGCGCTGCAAAGAAACTAGTCATCAAGAACTTCAAAG AAAAGCCCAAATTGCCCGAGAACTACACACAGGAGACCTGGCAGAAGCTGAAGGAGGCAGTAGAGGCCATACAGAACAGCACTTCAATCAAGTACAATCTAGAGGAGCTCTACCAG GCTGTTGAGAACCTCTGCTCTCACAAGATATCTGCCAAGCTGTACAAACAGCTGAGGGTAGTGTGTGAAGACCACATCAAGGCACAAATCGATCAATTCAGAGA GGATGCTCTGGACAGTGTGCTTTTCCTGAAGAAAATAGACAAGTGTTGGCAAGATCACTGCAGACAAATG ATCATGATTAGGAGTATATTTTTGTTCTTGGACCGCACCTATGTTTTACAAAATTCAATGCTGCCATCAATCTG GGACATGGGCCTGGAGCTGTTTAGGTTCTACATCATCAGTGATCTGAAGGTCCAGAGTAAAACCATCGACGGCATCCTGCTGCTCATTGAGAGGGAGCGTAATGGAGAGGCGATAGACCGCAGTCTGCTGAGGAGCCTACTGAGCATGCTCTCTGACCTGCAG ATTTATCAAGACTCCTTTGAGCAACGCTTTTTGGAGGAAACTAATCGGCTGTACGCCGCGGAGGGACAGAGGCtgatgcaggagagagag GTGCCAGAATATCtccatcatgtaaacaaacgcttggaggaggaggctgacaGGGTCATCACATATCTAGACCAGAGCACACA aaaACCACTCATTGCTACTGTGGAAAAGCAATTGCTGGGTGAACATCTCACTGCAACTCTGCAAAAAG GTTTGACTCACCTGCTGGATGAGAACAGAATccaggatctgtctctgctctaTCAGCTCTTCAGTCGAGTGCGAGGTGGTGTTCAGGTCCTTCTGCAGCACTGGATAGAGTACATTAAG GCCTTTGGAAGCACAATTGTAATCAACCCAGAAAAAGACAAGACGATGGTGCAGGAGTTGCTGGACTTCAAAGACAAGGTGGATCACATCATCGACATCTGCTTCATGAAGAATGAGAAGTTTGTCAACGCCATGAAAGAGGCCTTTGAAACATTCATCAACAAAAGGCCAAACAAGCCTGCAGAGCTCATAG CAAAACATGTGGATTCAAAGCTAAGGGCAGGAAACAAAGAGGCAACAGATGAAGAACTGGAGAAGATGCTGGATAAGATCATGATTATCTTCAGATTCATCTATG GAAAAGATGTTTTTGAGGCCTTTTACAAGAAGGATCTGGCCAAGAGGTTGCTGGTGGGAAAGAGTGCCTCTGTTGATGCTGAAAAATCAATGTTGTCAAAGCTGAAACATG aATGTGGAGCAGCGTTCACCAGCAAGCTGGAAGGCATGTTCAAGGATATGGAGCTTTCTAAAGACATCATGGTGCAGTTCAAACAG TATATGCAGTGCCAAAACATTCCTGGCAACATTGAGCTGACGGTGAACATCCTCACCATGGGTTACTGGCCGACCTATGTCCCGATGGAAGTGCACCTGCCCCCTGAG ATGGTGCGACTGCAAGAGATCTTCAAGACCTTCTACCTGGGCAAACACAGTGGCAGGAAGCTCCAGTGGCAATCAACACTAGGCCATTGTGTCTTAAAAGCTGAATTTAAAGAG GGCAAGAAGGAGCTGCAGGTGTCTCTTTTCCAAACGCTGGTGCTACTGATGTTTAACGAAGGAGAGGAATTCACCCTGGAGGAGATCAAACTGGCAACAGGAATAG AGGACAGTGAGCTGCGACGGACTCTGCAGTCGTTGGCATGTGGAAAGGCGCGTGTCCTCACCAAACTCCCAAAGAGCAAAGATGTGGAGGACGGGGACAAGTTTTCCTGCAACGACGACTTCAAACACAAGCTCTTCAGGATCAAAATAAACCAGATCCAGATGAAAGAAACG gtGGAGGAGCAAGCCAGCACCACAGAAAGGGTCTTTCAGGATCGTCAGTATCAGATTGATGCTGCCATTGTTCGGATCATGAAGATGAGGAAGACTCTGAGCCATAATCTCTTGGTGTCTGAAGTGTACAACCAGCTGAAGTTCCCTGTCAAG CCTGCTGACTTGAAGAAGAGAATAGAGTCTCTCATCGACAGGGACTATATGGAGCGTGACAAGGAGAACCCCAACCAGTACAACTATGTGGCTTAG